Proteins encoded in a region of the Veillonella parvula genome:
- a CDS encoding peptidase U32 family protein, with translation MAEHFMELLCPAGNMDKLKMAIRYGADAVYCAGKRFGLRAGNSNFSDEELKEAVEFVHAHGKKLHVTCNIIPHNEDFEGLEDYLKFLESIGVDAIIVADMGIFSLAKRVAPGLELHVSTQASTTNWHTVQMWKELGATRVVAAREVSLADLKEMKDHVDIEIESFVHGSMCISYSGRCLLSNYMTGNRDANRGQCSQSCRWKYSLVESNRPGEYYPIEEDEHGTYIFNSKDLCLIHRIPDLYEAGIDSLKIEGRMKSVHYCATVAKVYRTAIDTYLKEGKNWYVRPEWLAELEKISHRPYTDGFAEGRPDETAQNYGKSTNTQSHDFIGLVMGYNEEEKYVDLEQRNNFKVGDKVEFCQPKGELVETVIEKMTDEDGNPIDVAPHAQMKVRIYMDTPLEPYSMMRRECKPKEGE, from the coding sequence ATGGCAGAACATTTTATGGAATTGCTTTGTCCTGCAGGTAATATGGACAAGCTTAAAATGGCTATTCGCTATGGTGCGGATGCCGTATATTGCGCAGGCAAACGCTTTGGCTTGCGCGCAGGTAACTCTAATTTCTCCGATGAGGAATTAAAGGAAGCTGTAGAATTCGTACATGCTCATGGTAAAAAACTCCATGTTACATGCAATATTATTCCTCACAACGAGGACTTCGAAGGCTTAGAGGATTATTTGAAATTCCTTGAAAGTATCGGTGTTGATGCTATCATCGTTGCAGATATGGGTATCTTTAGCCTTGCTAAGCGCGTAGCTCCGGGTTTAGAGCTTCACGTAAGTACACAAGCTTCTACTACGAATTGGCATACAGTTCAGATGTGGAAAGAACTTGGTGCCACACGTGTTGTAGCGGCTCGCGAAGTATCCTTAGCAGACCTTAAAGAAATGAAGGACCATGTAGATATTGAAATTGAGTCCTTTGTACATGGTTCTATGTGTATCTCTTACTCCGGTCGCTGCTTATTGTCTAACTATATGACAGGTAATCGCGATGCTAACCGTGGTCAATGTTCTCAATCTTGCCGTTGGAAATATTCTCTTGTAGAGTCTAATCGACCTGGTGAATATTACCCAATCGAAGAAGATGAACATGGTACGTATATCTTTAACTCTAAAGACTTGTGCTTGATTCACCGCATTCCAGATCTATATGAAGCTGGTATTGATAGCCTTAAAATCGAAGGTCGTATGAAATCCGTTCACTACTGTGCAACAGTGGCGAAAGTATATCGCACAGCGATTGATACATATCTTAAAGAAGGCAAAAACTGGTACGTTCGTCCAGAATGGCTTGCAGAATTAGAAAAGATTTCCCATCGTCCTTACACAGATGGCTTTGCAGAAGGTCGTCCTGATGAAACGGCTCAAAACTATGGTAAATCTACGAATACCCAAAGTCATGACTTCATCGGTTTAGTTATGGGCTACAACGAAGAAGAAAAATACGTTGATCTTGAACAACGTAATAACTTCAAGGTGGGCGATAAGGTAGAATTCTGTCAGCCAAAAGGGGAACTCGTTGAAACTGTTATCGAAAAAATGACAGATGAAGATGGCAATCCTATTGATGTAGCACCTCATGCACAAATGAAAGTACGTATCTATATGGATACACCACTTGAACCGTACTCCATGATGCGCCGTGAGTGCAAACCTAAAGAGGGTGAATAG
- a CDS encoding DUF4911 domain-containing protein, which produces MSGTPLGPSKSIGAFPDVPDLTTSGEEAYVYFYIDPKHTNFINRIIEGYEYLGVMTSVDTSGRCMLRCTSSTRPLALEVLSSLSDYVTIEDKV; this is translated from the coding sequence ATGAGCGGTACACCATTAGGACCGAGTAAATCTATCGGCGCATTTCCAGATGTACCTGACTTAACCACCTCTGGAGAAGAAGCGTATGTGTACTTTTACATTGATCCTAAGCATACGAATTTCATCAATCGCATCATTGAAGGTTATGAATATTTAGGTGTTATGACCTCTGTAGATACGAGTGGGCGGTGCATGTTGCGCTGCACATCATCTACAAGGCCTTTGGCGCTTGAAGTATTAAGTAGTTTATCCGACTATGTCACTATAGAAGATAAAGTATAA
- a CDS encoding O-methyltransferase, protein MILNDILNEQRIYAMINDVPILRESEVHLFEELIGLYRPTSVLEVGTAIGYSALLMAPLLDEEEGHITSIELDDVRYEMAKYYINQSDYADKITLLKGDASQVLTELTGEYDLVFLDGPKGQYLKQLELILPHVKEGGVILADNVLFRGYVRGDKEPPKRFKTIVKRLQEYLTYVENKELFNTTIYPMGDGMSVSVWKGHNK, encoded by the coding sequence ATGATATTAAATGATATTTTAAATGAACAGCGTATTTACGCGATGATTAATGATGTGCCGATTTTACGAGAATCTGAGGTTCATCTATTTGAAGAATTAATAGGTTTATACCGGCCCACCTCTGTGTTAGAGGTGGGCACAGCCATTGGTTACTCCGCTTTGTTGATGGCACCATTACTTGACGAAGAGGAAGGGCATATTACCTCCATTGAATTGGATGATGTGCGCTATGAAATGGCGAAATACTATATTAACCAATCCGATTATGCCGATAAAATTACATTGCTGAAAGGCGATGCGTCTCAAGTCTTAACGGAACTCACAGGCGAATACGATCTAGTGTTTTTAGATGGACCAAAGGGGCAATATTTAAAACAACTTGAACTTATTCTGCCACATGTGAAAGAAGGGGGCGTCATTCTTGCAGATAATGTACTCTTTAGAGGCTATGTAAGGGGCGATAAGGAACCGCCAAAACGGTTCAAAACTATCGTAAAACGGTTACAAGAATACTTAACATATGTTGAAAATAAAGAATTGTTTAACACCACTATTTATCCCATGGGTGATGGTATGAGTGTGAGTGTGTGGAAAGGGCACAACAAATAA